In one Streptomyces sp. NBC_01288 genomic region, the following are encoded:
- a CDS encoding AAA family ATPase, translated as MAEGHRVTPDPRAAAGSGRSAGRGRPGLIGRRDLVAALDRAAEKQVTLVSAPAGSGKTSLLRTWADRPDQDRRIAFLSVRPGQRDGQLFWLALLDAVRAAAGTEDVGEPSAVTPGSDGGAVMDKALAEITASPKPFYLVIDDLHELGSAPAVEQLGTLLTTLPQGAHAIVATRRDPSLRLHKLRLAGELAEIRAAQLRFTEAETRELLAATKIVLPDPVADRLHHRTEGWAAGLRLAVLSLAGHPDPERFVAQFSGSHRTVAEYLLAEMLERQPPHVQRLLLRTSLLDRVNGELADLLTGATGSERILLDLEDANAFVVALDPGRTWFRYHHMFGDLLRLELRRTLPGNIPELHRLAARWFAEHAQAADAVRHLQAAGDWADAAHLLAEHTVSLTLDGQAGTVVALLHAFPVRTGEERPELALVHANADLHQHRLDEAQAHLDIARSYAGTTAPDRRPRLRMAIASLDLLLARLRGHFDAVFEQADALPSPSTGQSTTEVALAGDLRALALLNLGVTEAWSLRLDDSERHLLEGAALAHDIGRPYLEVACLAHLGFASDNRSFTLVRRRCEEALALADRYGWGAEPVIVPAQVSFAGTLICTGEFDLGQQWLDRARRATQSDGEPGVRLLVHLVSAMLPAARGQLHETLAELRAAEQVQSHMRGEHGLWSRVTGWTVATQARLGMVDQARTTLAALDERRAATGEIRTAAAVIRLAEQDPAGARRELRPVLDGTAPVNSFLTPIEAHLLDALACRDLGDERAAGTAVEQALNLAEADRMILPFVMTGAWELLETLPQRTSHAALVSDILDVVRGTATGGPDRPPPVPVENLSPSELRVLRYLPTNLTRPEIAGELSVSLNTVNTHIRRIYAKLGAGDRSSAVQRGRELRLLSNGRG; from the coding sequence GTGGCTGAAGGACATCGCGTGACCCCCGACCCGCGGGCCGCAGCGGGTTCGGGCCGCTCGGCGGGCCGGGGCAGACCCGGACTCATCGGCCGCCGCGACCTCGTAGCCGCCCTGGACCGTGCCGCCGAGAAGCAGGTGACACTGGTCTCCGCCCCCGCCGGCAGCGGGAAGACGTCGCTGCTGCGCACGTGGGCCGACCGGCCGGACCAGGATCGCCGCATCGCGTTCCTGTCCGTACGGCCGGGCCAGCGGGACGGGCAGCTGTTCTGGCTCGCTCTGCTGGACGCGGTCCGCGCCGCGGCCGGTACCGAGGACGTGGGCGAGCCGTCGGCCGTGACTCCCGGTTCCGACGGCGGCGCCGTCATGGACAAGGCGCTGGCCGAGATCACGGCGTCCCCGAAGCCCTTCTACCTGGTCATCGACGATCTGCACGAGCTCGGATCCGCCCCGGCCGTCGAGCAGTTGGGGACACTGCTGACCACCCTTCCCCAGGGCGCCCACGCGATCGTGGCCACCCGCCGTGACCCCTCCCTGCGCCTGCACAAGCTGCGGCTGGCCGGCGAACTCGCCGAGATCCGTGCCGCGCAGCTCCGCTTCACCGAGGCAGAGACCCGCGAACTCCTGGCCGCCACCAAGATCGTGCTGCCCGACCCCGTCGCCGACAGGCTGCACCACCGCACCGAGGGCTGGGCGGCCGGGCTGCGGCTCGCCGTGCTGTCCCTGGCCGGGCACCCGGACCCCGAGCGGTTCGTCGCCCAGTTCTCCGGCAGCCACCGCACGGTCGCCGAGTATCTGCTGGCCGAGATGCTGGAGCGCCAACCACCGCACGTACAGCGGCTGTTGCTCCGCACCTCGCTGCTCGACCGGGTCAACGGCGAACTGGCCGATCTGCTCACGGGCGCGACCGGGTCGGAGCGCATCCTGCTGGACCTGGAGGACGCCAACGCGTTCGTCGTGGCGCTCGATCCCGGCCGGACCTGGTTCCGCTACCACCACATGTTCGGCGATCTGCTCCGGCTCGAACTGCGCCGCACGCTCCCCGGGAACATCCCGGAACTGCACCGGCTGGCCGCGCGCTGGTTCGCCGAACACGCCCAGGCCGCCGACGCCGTACGGCATCTACAGGCAGCCGGCGACTGGGCCGACGCGGCGCACCTGCTCGCCGAGCACACCGTCAGCCTCACCCTGGACGGGCAGGCCGGAACCGTGGTCGCGCTGCTGCACGCCTTCCCGGTCCGCACCGGCGAGGAGCGCCCGGAGCTGGCCCTCGTGCACGCCAACGCCGACCTGCACCAGCACCGCCTGGACGAGGCCCAGGCACACCTCGACATCGCCCGGTCCTACGCCGGGACGACGGCGCCCGACCGTCGGCCCCGGCTGCGGATGGCGATCGCGTCCCTGGACCTGCTCCTGGCCCGGCTGCGCGGGCACTTCGACGCCGTGTTCGAGCAGGCCGACGCGCTGCCGTCCCCCAGCACCGGCCAGTCCACCACCGAGGTCGCGCTCGCCGGCGACCTGCGAGCGCTCGCCCTGCTGAACCTCGGTGTCACCGAGGCCTGGTCGCTACGGCTCGACGACAGCGAGCGGCACCTTCTGGAGGGCGCCGCGCTCGCCCACGACATCGGCCGCCCCTATCTGGAGGTCGCCTGCCTCGCCCACCTCGGGTTCGCGTCCGACAACCGTTCCTTCACCCTGGTCCGGCGTCGCTGCGAGGAGGCGCTGGCGCTGGCAGACCGGTACGGCTGGGGCGCCGAGCCGGTGATCGTGCCCGCGCAGGTGTCCTTCGCCGGGACGTTGATCTGCACGGGCGAGTTCGACCTCGGGCAACAGTGGCTGGACCGCGCCCGGCGCGCCACGCAGTCCGACGGCGAGCCCGGTGTCCGGCTGCTGGTGCACCTGGTCTCCGCGATGCTTCCGGCGGCGCGCGGTCAACTCCACGAGACCCTGGCCGAGTTGAGGGCCGCCGAGCAGGTGCAGTCGCACATGAGGGGCGAGCACGGGCTCTGGTCCCGCGTGACCGGCTGGACGGTGGCCACCCAGGCCCGTCTCGGCATGGTCGACCAGGCGCGGACCACCCTCGCGGCCCTCGACGAACGGCGGGCCGCCACCGGCGAGATCCGCACCGCGGCCGCGGTGATCCGCCTCGCCGAGCAGGACCCCGCCGGCGCCCGCCGTGAACTCCGGCCGGTCCTCGACGGCACCGCCCCCGTCAATTCCTTCCTCACCCCGATCGAGGCCCACCTCCTGGACGCGCTCGCCTGCCGCGACCTCGGCGACGAGCGCGCGGCGGGAACGGCCGTGGAGCAGGCGCTGAACCTCGCCGAAGCGGACCGGATGATCCTGCCCTTCGTGATGACCGGCGCCTGGGAGCTGCTGGAGACCCTGCCGCAGCGGACGTCGCACGCCGCGCTGGTCTCCGACATCCTGGACGTCGTCCGCGGTACCGCCACCGGCGGACCGGACCGGCCGCCTCCGGTGCCCGTCGAGAACCTCAGCCCGAGCGAACTGCGCGTCCTGCGCTACCTGCCGACGAACCTCACCCGCCCCGAGATCGCCGGCGAACTCTCGGTCTCGCTCAACACCGTCAACACCCACATCCGACGGATCTACGCCAAGCTCGGCGCCGGCGACCGGTCCTCGGCCGTGCAGCGCGGCCGTGAGCTGCGGCTGCTGTCGAACGGCCGCGGCTG